CGTGGCCCGAGCTGGTGAACTTTCCGTGGATGATCACCGGCCGCTGCTTGTTCAGCTCCGCCTCCATCTCGGCGACGGACCCCGTTTCCATGTGCACGCGGATGCGCTGCTTGAGCCCCGCGCGCGCCGCCAGCTTGTTGAAGATGGTGTCGAACTTGAACTCGTCCTGCGACAGCTTCTTGAATTCCGTGTAGATCTGGTCCGGCGTGTAGTTGGCCCCGTAGTACTTCAGCAGCATCGCCATGGTGGTGTTGGCGCAGGTGGCGCCGGGCTCGTACACGTTGTTGTACTGGAAGAAGTACGGCACGTTGGCGATCAGATCGCGGATGGTGAAGTCCTTGTACGCGCCCGCCACCTGCGTGCCCGCCGAGTTGTAGCCGCGCACGTAGATCCGCCGCACCCCCACGCCGCTGAACTTGTACGTCACCGGAAAGAAGTTCGCGCGGTCCGTGCTGGAGCCCAGCAGATAGGTTCCGTCGGCGAAGTACTTGATGGTGACGATGTCGCTGGTCGCGTCGGCCTTGAACGTGACCGGGTTGGTGGCGGTGGTGCCGGTGGGACTGACCCACGCCAGGGTGGCGGTGCCGGCGAGCGTCTTTCGCGCGCCTTCCGGCGTGGGGTTCAGTGGGGCCGCCGCGCCGTCGCACCCGGCCAGCGCCAGCATTCCCGCGAGCACGGCAAGGCACGATGCCCGTCCGAATCGTGGAAGGCGGCGCTTGGCGTGATTCGGGGTGGGCGCGAACAGCGGGAGGAGAGTGCCTGGATGGTTCAATGGGGCCTCGAGCGGGTACGGGAGGGGAGGGACATCAGGGATGAGCCCGAAACCGGAATTTTCGTACCCGCGCGACACCTCCACCCCCCGTTCTGAACGCGCCGTGGCGTAA
This is a stretch of genomic DNA from Longimicrobium sp.. It encodes these proteins:
- a CDS encoding C39 family peptidase codes for the protein MLAGMLALAGCDGAAAPLNPTPEGARKTLAGTATLAWVSPTGTTATNPVTFKADATSDIVTIKYFADGTYLLGSSTDRANFFPVTYKFSGVGVRRIYVRGYNSAGTQVAGAYKDFTIRDLIANVPYFFQYNNVYEPGATCANTTMAMLLKYYGANYTPDQIYTEFKKLSQDEFKFDTIFNKLAARAGLKQRIRVHMETGSVAEMEAELNKQRPVIIHGKFTSSGHVMLLIGNDGTNYTMNDPAGVWGQSLCNGAGYGGAGGAGVRYGRSIVGKAITTPWQGNCTYFDPNTVRYHETYLVP